In one Bosea sp. RAC05 genomic region, the following are encoded:
- the folD gene encoding bifunctional methylenetetrahydrofolate dehydrogenase/methenyltetrahydrofolate cyclohydrolase FolD, whose product MPQARLIDGKAIAAALRGEIATEVAGIRAASGKVPGLHVVLVGDDPASRVYVASKEKLAVEVGMNSVAHRLPAETTQAALLAKLAELNADDAVDGILVQLPLPKHLDTAAVIDAIDPAKDVDGLHPINAGRLAGGKIDPEQLLVPCTPLGSMLLLKSVLPALAGLEAVVIGRSELVGRPVAQLLLQADCTVTIAHSRTRDLAAVVRRADIVVAAVGRPGFVRGEWIKPGATVIDVGINRLPDGKLTGDVAFAEAAEIAGAITPVPGGVGPMTIACLLRNTLTAFKARRG is encoded by the coding sequence ATGCCGCAGGCCAGACTGATCGATGGCAAGGCCATCGCCGCCGCCTTGCGCGGCGAGATCGCGACCGAGGTCGCCGGCATCAGAGCGGCGAGCGGCAAGGTGCCGGGCCTGCATGTGGTGCTGGTCGGCGACGATCCCGCCAGCCGCGTCTATGTCGCGTCCAAGGAGAAGCTGGCGGTCGAGGTCGGCATGAACTCGGTCGCCCACCGCCTGCCGGCCGAGACGACCCAGGCCGCACTGCTGGCCAAGCTCGCCGAGCTCAACGCCGACGACGCGGTCGACGGCATCCTCGTGCAGCTGCCGCTGCCGAAGCATCTCGACACCGCCGCCGTGATCGACGCCATCGACCCCGCCAAGGATGTCGACGGGCTGCATCCGATCAATGCCGGCCGCCTTGCCGGCGGCAAGATCGACCCCGAGCAGCTGCTCGTGCCCTGCACGCCGCTGGGCTCCATGCTGCTGCTGAAGAGCGTCCTGCCCGCGCTCGCGGGCCTCGAGGCGGTGGTGATCGGCCGCTCCGAACTCGTCGGCCGTCCCGTCGCCCAGTTGCTGCTTCAGGCCGACTGCACGGTGACCATCGCCCATTCGCGCACCAGGGACCTGGCTGCCGTGGTGCGCCGCGCCGACATCGTCGTCGCCGCCGTCGGACGCCCCGGCTTCGTCAGAGGCGAGTGGATCAAGCCCGGCGCCACCGTCATCGATGTCGGCATCAACCGCCTGCCCGACGGCAAGCTGACCGGCGACGTCGCCTTCGCGGAAGCCGCCGAGATCGCGGGCGCGATCACCCCCGTCCCCGGCGGCGTCGGCCCGATGACGATCGCCTGCCTGCTGCGCAACACGCTGACGGCGTTCAAGGCGCGGAGGGGGTAG
- the lpdA gene encoding dihydrolipoyl dehydrogenase, with translation MSYDLVVIGTGPGGYVCAIRAAQLGLKVAVVEKRKTHGGTCLNVGCIPSKAMLHASEMFEEAGHSFAKLGIVVGQPKLDLKAMFAHKQETVDANVNGVAFLLKKNKIEPFHGTASIPGAGKVVVTAEDGSTKELETKNIVIATGSEAAGLPGVTVDEKTVVTSTGALELAAVPKELVVVGAGVIGLEIGSVWGRLGAKVTVIEYLDRILPGMDAEVAKQFQRILEKQGFSFRLGAKVTKVETGKKGGATLTVEPSAGGEASTLAADIVLVAIGRRPNTDGLGLEGAGVATERGRVVIDDHFKTNVAGIYAIGDVVRGPMLAHKAEDEGVAVAEIIAGKHGHVNYDAIPGVVYTSPEVASLGKTEEELKAAGVDYKVGKFPFTANGRARAMRQTDGFVKVLADAKTDRVLGCHIIGPRAGDLIAEVTVLMEFGGSSEDLARTCHAHPTLAETVKEAAMAVEKRQIHM, from the coding sequence ATGTCCTACGATCTCGTCGTCATCGGTACCGGCCCCGGCGGCTATGTCTGTGCCATCCGCGCCGCCCAGCTCGGCCTCAAGGTCGCGGTGGTCGAGAAGCGCAAGACGCATGGCGGCACCTGCCTCAATGTCGGCTGCATCCCCTCCAAGGCGATGCTGCACGCCTCCGAGATGTTCGAGGAGGCCGGCCACAGCTTCGCCAAGCTCGGCATCGTCGTCGGCCAGCCCAAGCTCGACCTGAAGGCGATGTTCGCGCACAAGCAGGAGACGGTGGACGCCAACGTCAACGGCGTCGCCTTCCTGCTGAAAAAGAACAAGATCGAGCCCTTCCACGGCACCGCCTCGATCCCCGGCGCCGGCAAGGTCGTCGTCACCGCCGAGGACGGCTCCACGAAGGAGCTCGAGACCAAGAACATCGTCATCGCCACCGGCTCGGAGGCCGCCGGTCTGCCGGGCGTGACGGTCGACGAGAAGACGGTCGTGACCTCGACGGGGGCGCTCGAACTCGCCGCCGTTCCCAAGGAGCTGGTCGTGGTCGGCGCGGGCGTGATCGGCCTCGAGATCGGTTCGGTCTGGGGCCGGCTCGGCGCCAAGGTCACCGTGATCGAATATCTCGACCGCATCCTCCCGGGCATGGACGCCGAGGTCGCCAAGCAGTTCCAGCGCATCCTGGAGAAGCAGGGCTTCAGCTTCCGCCTCGGTGCCAAGGTCACCAAGGTCGAGACGGGCAAGAAGGGCGGCGCGACGCTGACGGTCGAGCCCTCGGCCGGCGGTGAGGCGAGCACGCTGGCCGCTGACATCGTGCTGGTGGCGATCGGCCGCCGCCCGAACACGGACGGGCTCGGGCTGGAGGGTGCGGGCGTCGCGACCGAGCGGGGCCGCGTCGTCATCGATGATCATTTCAAGACCAATGTCGCGGGCATCTACGCCATCGGCGACGTGGTGCGCGGCCCGATGCTGGCGCACAAGGCCGAGGACGAGGGCGTCGCGGTCGCCGAGATCATCGCCGGCAAGCACGGCCATGTGAACTACGACGCGATCCCCGGCGTCGTCTACACCTCGCCGGAGGTCGCTTCGCTCGGCAAGACCGAGGAGGAGCTGAAGGCCGCGGGCGTCGACTACAAGGTCGGCAAGTTCCCCTTCACCGCCAATGGCCGCGCCCGCGCGATGCGCCAGACCGACGGCTTCGTGAAGGTGCTGGCCGATGCCAAGACCGATCGCGTCCTGGGTTGCCACATCATCGGGCCCCGCGCGGGCGATCTGATCGCCGAAGTGACCGTGCTGATGGAGTTCGGCGGCTCGTCGGAAGACCTCGCCCGCACCTGCCACGCCCATCCGACGCTGGCCGAGACGGTCAAGGAAGCGGCGATGGCCGTCGAGAAGCGCCAGATCCATATGTGA
- a CDS encoding MAPEG family protein encodes MAALGVAGVVLLLVHIAAQVVSVTLERGSAWNAGPRDEGSAPTGRIAGRAERALRNFQETFPAFVLLVAMLMVLQRADGIGLLGGLVWLAARVVYLPLYLAGVPHLRTLVWLVSLAGLMLMAVRAVY; translated from the coding sequence ATGGCGGCGCTGGGCGTCGCGGGCGTCGTCCTCCTGCTCGTCCACATCGCCGCGCAGGTGGTGAGCGTCACGCTGGAACGCGGTTCGGCCTGGAATGCCGGACCGCGCGACGAGGGGAGTGCTCCCACGGGAAGGATCGCCGGACGCGCCGAGCGCGCGCTGCGAAACTTCCAGGAGACGTTCCCGGCCTTCGTCCTGCTGGTCGCGATGCTGATGGTGCTGCAGCGGGCCGATGGGATCGGGCTGCTCGGCGGGCTGGTCTGGCTGGCGGCGCGGGTGGTCTACCTGCCGCTCTATCTCGCCGGTGTCCCGCATCTTCGGACGCTGGTCTGGCTCGTCTCGCTCGCCGGGCTGATGCTGATGGCCGTGCGGGCGGTCTACTGA
- the odhB gene encoding 2-oxoglutarate dehydrogenase complex dihydrolipoyllysine-residue succinyltransferase — MATEIRVPTLGESVSEATIGKWFKKPGDTVKADEPLVELETDKVTLEVNAPAAGVLGEIVAKEGDTVGVSALLGMISAGGAGAAKAEEKKADAAVAQASGKAGETTGAAAEAKSGAVAGDSEIKPATKSADSGPAVSRLAAESGVDPSKVAASGKDGRVTKGDMLAAIATGPAVAASAPAAPVQVRAPSPVDDASREERVKMTKLRQTIARRLKDAQATAAMLTTFNEVDMSAVMALRNQYKDVFEKKHGVKLGFMGFFVKACVQALKEIPSVNAEIDGTDIIYKNYYHVAVAVGTDKGLVVPVVRDADQLSIAGVEKAIGVLGKKAREGALKIEDMQGGTFTISNGGVYGSLMSTPILNAPQSAILGMHKIQERPMVVGGQIVVRPMMYLAVSYDHRIIDGKEAVTFLVRIKEALEDPARLVLDL, encoded by the coding sequence ATGGCGACCGAAATCCGCGTACCCACCCTCGGCGAATCCGTCTCCGAGGCCACGATCGGCAAGTGGTTCAAGAAGCCCGGCGACACGGTCAAGGCCGACGAGCCGCTGGTCGAGCTCGAGACCGACAAGGTGACGCTCGAGGTCAACGCGCCGGCCGCCGGCGTGCTCGGCGAGATCGTCGCCAAGGAAGGCGACACCGTCGGTGTCAGCGCGCTCCTGGGCATGATCTCGGCCGGTGGCGCGGGCGCCGCCAAGGCCGAGGAGAAGAAGGCCGACGCCGCCGTGGCGCAGGCCTCCGGCAAGGCCGGCGAGACGACGGGCGCCGCCGCCGAGGCGAAGTCCGGCGCCGTGGCCGGCGACAGCGAGATTAAGCCTGCCACGAAGTCCGCCGATTCCGGCCCGGCCGTCTCGCGGCTGGCGGCCGAGAGCGGCGTCGACCCGTCCAAGGTCGCCGCGTCCGGCAAGGACGGCCGCGTCACCAAGGGCGACATGCTGGCCGCGATCGCCACCGGTCCCGCGGTTGCCGCCTCCGCCCCGGCCGCGCCCGTCCAGGTGCGTGCGCCGTCGCCGGTGGACGACGCCTCGCGCGAAGAGCGCGTGAAGATGACCAAGCTGCGCCAGACCATCGCGCGCCGCCTCAAGGACGCCCAGGCGACGGCCGCGATGCTGACCACCTTCAACGAGGTGGACATGTCGGCGGTGATGGCGCTGCGCAACCAGTACAAGGACGTGTTCGAGAAGAAGCACGGCGTGAAGCTCGGCTTCATGGGCTTCTTCGTGAAGGCCTGCGTGCAGGCGCTGAAGGAGATCCCCTCCGTCAACGCCGAGATCGACGGCACGGACATCATCTACAAGAACTACTACCATGTCGCGGTGGCCGTCGGCACCGACAAGGGCCTTGTCGTGCCGGTCGTGCGCGATGCCGACCAGCTCTCCATCGCCGGCGTCGAGAAGGCGATCGGCGTGCTCGGCAAGAAGGCCCGCGAGGGCGCCCTCAAGATCGAGGACATGCAGGGCGGCACCTTCACCATCTCGAATGGCGGCGTCTACGGCTCGCTGATGTCGACGCCGATCCTGAACGCGCCGCAGTCGGCGATCCTGGGCATGCACAAGATCCAGGAGCGCCCGATGGTCGTTGGCGGCCAGATCGTTGTGCGGCCGATGATGTATCTGGCGGTCAGCTATGACCACCGCATCATCGACGGCAAGGAGGCGGTGACCTTCCTCGTCCGCATCAAGGAGGCCCTGGAGGACCCGGCGCGTCTCGTGCTGGATCTCTGA